In Candidatus Cloacimonadaceae bacterium, the following are encoded in one genomic region:
- a CDS encoding sugar transferase encodes MKYKITKYSLFILDIAIVVFAFLFIAKIRTGTRVILARYSRSLIPFTLIWIGSGIWGLKYSLKKVGNAGELIKRILKCDAVAVMLVFVLMYVFRKFYYSRGIVFGTILGSVAIELFLFVGVYYALRFHKANKTFASTKLVTRSKALEESQSPKFFLDSSSSIPSIHNSSYNPPYSECSPEDSILVPLWQSYLADNPKLFDFVNDYLDLTKFGKTGTLVLHSETYFNIQNESPESRQIFINLHRINDFRRINLYLIKVNELLVDGGVFICHGQTISQRRNQIYHRFTPYLGIFIYFFDFLIRRVFPKLPVLQGWYFALTKGKNRALSETEMLGRFYFCGFDLIHKLEINDTMHFILRKAREHRTDPNPTYGPFIRLKRKGKDGKIIYVKKFRTMHPYSEYLQDYVYQTNALQEGGKFKDDFRVTAWGKIMRAMWIDELPQILNFLKGELSLVGVRALSEHYFNLYPPEMQQLRLKLKPGLLPPFYADMPNSIEDIVESERRYIDRKMKHPFRTDWTYFWKGVWNILVKRARSK; translated from the coding sequence ATGAAATATAAGATCACCAAATACTCGCTTTTCATCCTGGACATCGCTATCGTGGTGTTCGCGTTTTTGTTTATTGCAAAGATCCGCACGGGGACGAGGGTGATTTTGGCAAGATATTCAAGATCGCTGATTCCATTTACTTTAATTTGGATCGGATCGGGGATCTGGGGGCTCAAATACTCGCTAAAAAAGGTCGGCAACGCCGGAGAGTTGATCAAGCGCATCCTCAAATGTGATGCCGTAGCGGTCATGCTCGTGTTTGTGCTGATGTATGTATTCCGCAAGTTCTACTATTCGCGCGGCATCGTTTTCGGCACGATCCTTGGCAGCGTTGCGATCGAGCTTTTTCTTTTTGTGGGGGTCTATTATGCTCTGCGGTTTCACAAGGCAAACAAAACCTTTGCCAGCACCAAACTGGTGACCCGATCCAAAGCGCTGGAAGAATCCCAAAGTCCCAAGTTCTTCCTCGATAGCAGCAGTTCAATACCCAGTATCCACAATTCCAGCTACAATCCGCCATATTCCGAGTGCAGCCCGGAAGACAGTATCCTGGTTCCGCTCTGGCAAAGCTATCTTGCCGATAATCCGAAACTCTTTGATTTCGTCAACGACTACCTCGATCTCACCAAGTTTGGCAAAACCGGCACCCTGGTGCTCCATTCCGAAACATATTTCAATATCCAAAACGAGAGCCCGGAATCACGGCAGATATTTATCAACCTCCACCGGATCAATGATTTCCGCCGCATCAACCTCTATCTGATCAAAGTGAATGAACTACTCGTCGATGGTGGCGTCTTCATTTGCCACGGACAGACCATTTCCCAGCGCCGCAATCAGATCTATCACCGTTTCACGCCATATCTCGGCATATTCATCTATTTCTTTGATTTTCTTATCCGGCGCGTTTTCCCCAAGCTCCCAGTTTTGCAGGGCTGGTATTTTGCTCTCACCAAAGGCAAGAACCGTGCCCTCTCCGAAACCGAGATGTTAGGCAGATTCTATTTCTGTGGATTTGACCTCATCCACAAACTTGAAATCAATGACACGATGCACTTTATCCTGAGAAAAGCCCGTGAACACCGAACCGATCCAAACCCCACATACGGTCCTTTTATCCGTTTGAAACGCAAAGGTAAAGACGGAAAGATCATCTATGTGAAGAAGTTCCGAACCATGCACCCATATAGCGAATACCTTCAGGATTATGTGTATCAAACCAACGCGCTCCAGGAAGGCGGGAAGTTCAAAGACGACTTCCGCGTAACCGCCTGGGGCAAGATCATGCGCGCCATGTGGATAGACGAGCTGCCCCAGATTCTCAATTTCCTCAAAGGCGAGCTGTCGTTAGTGGGTGTGCGTGCCCTCAGCGAACACTATTTCAACCTATATCCCCCTGAGATGCAACAGCTTCGCCTGAAGCTCAAACCAGGTTTGCTCCCCCCCTTCTATGCCGATATGCCCAACAGCATTGAAGATATCGTGGAATCCGAACGCCGCTATATTGATAGAAAGATGAAACATCCATTTCGCACGGATTGGACTTATTTCTGGAAAGGAGTATGGAATATCTTGGTGAAAAGGGCGAGGAGTAAGTGA